The genomic interval TTTATATTCCTTGTTAAAAATTACCGTTAAATTTTATTTTCCGTTTTTTATAAAAGTTATAACCTGATCGCCCTCTTTAACTCCGGACAAAACTTCAACCATGCCTCCGTCGCCCCGCAGACCGATTTTTACCGGCTCCTCAACGACTGTTT from Patescibacteria group bacterium carries:
- a CDS encoding efflux transporter periplasmic adaptor subunit is translated as ANVIITTASRENVLIMPSRAVIEKNNGERYVRILVGKTVVEEPVKIGLRGDGGMVEVLSGVKEGDQVITFIKNGK